The genomic region CAGGGGAGGGGGAGACCTTCGCGCCGGGTGCGGCTGGGTGTCGCTCGCGCCTTGGGCAGGCCCCTCCCCCCGACCCCCTCCCCCGGCAAACTGCGCCGGGAGAGGGGGGGCACGGCAGCTCAGGTGCGCCCGTAAGTCCGCACGGGCACACCAGTTGTCATCCTGAGGCGCAGGCGCACCACAATCGCCTGCGGCACACCTCACGCGCGCCGAAGGATCTAGCCTGCGCCACCTCTGAGCCCGGGCGCGGTAGCGTCACGAAAGCCTGCGCCACGATGCCGTTCTCCCCCTCTCCCCACGTAGATTGTGCGGGGAGGGGGCCGGGGGGTGGGGCGCCGTGAACATCGCCGCGCGCCTGAGCGAGCGCGCCGCCCGGCATCCGGAACGGCTCGCCATCGTGGAGGGCGCCGGGCGACGTACCAGTCGGACAACCTTTGGCGAACTGGATCGGCGGGTGCGCGCGCTGGCGGGTGGACTGGCCCACCGCGGCATCGGCCCGGGGGACTCGGTGCTGCTGTTCGTGCCGATGTCCGCCGACCTGTACGTGGCGCTGCTCGCCTGCCTGCATCGCGGCGCCACGGCGGTGTTCGTCGACGCGTGGGCAGACCGGCGGCGGCTGGATGCGGCGGTGCGCATCGCGAACCCCAGGGCGTTCATCGGCTCCCCCAAGGCGCACCTGCTGCGGCTGGTGAGCCCCGCCGTGCGGCGCATCCCCATCCACCTTGTTGCGGGCGGGCGGCTTCTCTCACTTCAGCGCTACGAGGCGGGCGGGGCGGGGGACGCGATCGTGGTCGATGCCTCCGCGCCCGCGCTCGTCACCTTTACGACGGGTACCACGGGCGCGCCCAAGGCGGCGGCGCGTTCACATGAGTTCCTGTGGGCGCAGCACCTGGCGCTCGCGGCGCACCTGCGCCCGCGTGAGGGCGACATCGACATGCCCACGCTGCCCGTCTTCGTCCTGAACAACCTGGCGAGCGGCACTCCGAGCATCCTCCCCGACTTCGACCCGCGCCGCCCGGCCGAGATCGACCCCGCGCGCATCCATCGCCAGATGCTGGACGAAGGCGTCACCACAAGCAGCGGCTCCCCCGCGTTCTACGACCGCCTGGGCCGATGGTGCGCCGAGACGGGCAATCGCATCGCGCTGCGCGCGATGTTCACCGGCGGTGCGCCCGTCCTTCCGCCGCTCGCCCGGCTCCTGGCGGCGGTGGCGGATGGTGACATCGGCGTGGTCTACGGCAGCAGCGAGGCCGAGCCTATCGCCGGCATCGACGCGCGCGAGATGCTCGCCGCGATGGAGCGGGGGATCGAGGCCGAGCGGCCGGAGGGGATCTGCGTCGGCGAGCCGGTGCCCGAGATCGATGTGAAGCTGCTCCGCCCGC from Longimicrobium sp. harbors:
- a CDS encoding AMP-binding protein, which codes for MNIAARLSERAARHPERLAIVEGAGRRTSRTTFGELDRRVRALAGGLAHRGIGPGDSVLLFVPMSADLYVALLACLHRGATAVFVDAWADRRRLDAAVRIANPRAFIGSPKAHLLRLVSPAVRRIPIHLVAGGRLLSLQRYEAGGAGDAIVVDASAPALVTFTTGTTGAPKAAARSHEFLWAQHLALAAHLRPREGDIDMPTLPVFVLNNLASGTPSILPDFDPRRPAEIDPARIHRQMLDEGVTTSSGSPAFYDRLGRWCAETGNRIALRAMFTGGAPVLPPLARLLAAVADGDIGVVYGSSEAEPIAGIDAREMLAAMERGIEAERPEGICVGEPVPEIDVKLLRPHDGPITLGTDGIAGWEAGPGEVGEVAVAGSHVLAGYLNDPEAERLNKIRDGGRVWHRTGDAAWMDGQGRLWLMGRVGERVRRDGQTWWGGAAEARALDVPGVHHAAYLGVADPELGQRAVLCVETVSGALTRAEQDAIRAALGPMPLDEIRAMRRIPRDPRHASKTDTAALRRLLDGHSG